GCTGCACCGCTGAGTAATGGACACCTTAGGATTGTAGGTGTGTCACGATTTCTCCATTCAATCTCAGCAACGATGCATTCTTCGGGTGAAGCCCCTGGTCGCTGAATTAATGTGACGCAGGGCCTATCTTCAAAAGGTTCATCCGTATCGATTTGATAGTGAGGTACCCCATTCGCAGAGACCAACAAGGTGTGTTCCGGATCGTCAGGAATGAAGTAAAGATCCATGGCTACCAGGCCAAGGGCACTGTAACACACAGCGCTTCAGAaataaatataaaaaaaaagcagaGCAAGGGAGTAAGACATCGTTTTACAGAGAGAAAGGACTAAGTATCGTTGGTATACCGCCTCGGACCATGTAAGATCAAGGCCGGTTTCGAACATCCGTGCGTTGGGCTGGCCTTGATAATTTGAACCGGATCCTGGCCTTGCCGTCCAGACCAGACATACATGCATCACGCACACCGAGACTGACCATCAGGGTACAAGGTATTCAGCTGTATTCAGGTCATCTGAATCTGGTATGGTGCATGAACGCGGAAGATGAGAGCACTGTGGCTTACTAAACGAAGGGTTGGCGGATAACCTTATCGCATATCATAAACCAAGGAATAAACAATGAGCGATCAATCCAAAGGAAGTGACTGCCCCATGTCAGTAAATGAGGTGAAACGACCTGTACAGTAGTATACATGATacaacaacatcaagctACATTACCCTTGTCTGGagggaagaagagaaagcgaACAGTTCCATCATTCTGACCAATCTTCTCATTGGTGTATAGAGCACTTGGATCAGAACTCAGCGGCCTCTGGTCTCGTCGATGACCGCGTAAAGCATCTTCATGTTCGCGAAGGGCAATCTTCATGCGGATCAATTGGTCAGACTTGTACGGCGATTGTGGTTGAAGTGTTTGCAAGTTGTGTCGATCCCGTCCTGGAAGATTGGGcgaaggagaggaaggagtACTGGGCGAGGTATTGGCAGAGGGATTTTGAGAAAACTGTATGAAGAGGTCCAGCATGGTATGTGCAAAATCTAAAATAACAGAAGAAATGAGATAAAAGGTCAATCAGGAGGTAAGCCATGAATTTACCATCAACGTCGCCCAGTTCTACACGATACACATCCATCCATGTCGACGGCGTACTAAATTGCTGCACAAGTACGGCTGGAGACAACTTTCCCTGTTCATCGTACTCCGGTACTTGAGGCTGTTCAAAAGATAATAGTAGAGCTGCAACGTATAGGCTTCCTATTGCCAGAGTGTGTGGCGGGTATGAAAGAGGCAAGAGTGTTCTGTAACTGAGATTTAAATTAAAACATATCAACGTAAGAATCGAATGCAGTTGCTAAAAAGTTGTGCACCTGTCGATGGCTATTCGCCATGCAAGTTTTATTAACTTTTTATCCGCTGAAAAATAAGTAAGAACCTTATTTTGAGATTGTGTCAATGTTACTTACCCCGACGTTCCTTTCCAATTTTAATTACATATGGAAAAGCCATACGTGCGGTGAAGTTGAAGCAAATAGTTTCCAAGATCAAGCGCTCTATTGCCAATAATTTCTGTCGATCACCCTCTACTAACTCCAAAGTGAATCAATTACAGTTATTCCTGGATTGTTATGAATAAAGATAAGCGTACTGCAGGGTCCATTGTGTCAAGGTCTATCTCTCCATTAGGATTTTTAGATTTTGCAGCACGGTCGGGATATCGAATTGAGTATGAAGCGGCAAGTAATTCGCGAGGTTTCTTGAGAGTATCATTTTCCTTTGTTGATACGTAGAGGGCAGCCAAGGCTACGTCCTAGCATCTTCTGACATTAGCGATACACATTCGGTGAGATCAAATCGACATACATGGTACTGGAAATCTTTTCTTGGgaagaaaagattgaatcgatggtaTAAAACTTCTGCCGTGGCTATGGTGCGCCTAGGGCTATGCAGCAAGGAGAATATTGTGAATGACTAGGCTGATATGATAATGGTAATTAGTAACTCACAATCCAATCCGAGCTCCAATGGTTTCGAGAAAGGTACAAGCGTTTTGTCTGACCTTTTCTTCCTGTGTAGCTGTCTGCTTTCCGCGCTGCTTCTCGGACAGATGGTGGATTTCGGCTGGGGAGAAATAAGGATGGTAGTACTTAGACGATGATGTCGGCATATGAGAAGGTGTGTTTGCCCTGGAGCTTTGTCGGTCTATGCTACTTCGCATTTTGATGCAAACGTCCCTTTATGGTGTTAGACACCTTTCGAGTGAAAGCCAAGTGTGTAAGACGCTATAGGACGTTAAAGGAGCGCGAATATTTGAGGCAGCTTAATGGAATCAACTCGAGACTACCTCCGACGGAAGCCTTTGTCCAACAAAGCCAAATAAAACCTTCCACTTCTCAGCCTCAGGTGTGCAAGTCGTCCAAACGCATTTCACCCaaaatattcattcaatGGCAGAGCTTGCTCCTGCTCCAACTTCGTCTGCTCCCATGGAGGGTATTATCTCGGCAGATAGGCCAGAGACAGTCTCTCAATCAACTCCCGCTGTCGAAGAATATTCATGCGAAACCCTCTATATACAGAACTTGAACGAGAAGATCAAACCTGAAGGTATTATTTTATCATTGAAACTTAGATCGCTTGTTAACCGTATATTTGTCTTAGTTATGAAAGCTTCTCTACGTGGCTTATTCAAGGTCTATGGAGAGGTTTTGGATGTTGTAGCACACAAGAATCTAAGAATGCGTGGTCAAGCATTCGTATCCTTCGCGTCTCCCGAGATCGCTAAGAACGCGATGAAAGACGTACAACGTTTCCCCTTGTATTCAAAACCGATGGTGAATAACAATATTGTTACGATCATACTGCACCATGAACTAACTCGTAGCTCGAAGCAAATATCGTTCGCCCGAACACGGTCCGACGCGGTGGTCAAGAAGTTGGATACAGAGCATTTCGACGAGCATAAAGCGCGGAGGGAGGAACATAAAAGTATGTTCTTGACATTGTTTTTCAAGCACTCTTAACTAACGAGGATACCGAAGAGAAGACACGGTATACGAATCCCCTTAAGTCCAAGTTTAGAGCCAAACGACTAGCTGCAGAAGGTTTGGAGTTTATCATATTCATTGTCCGCTCTCTAAACACCATGTTTAGTGGACGGAGGTGCTGCAGCTCCTGCTCCCAAACGGCCGAACGTCCAAATGCCAGACGAATACTTACCACCAAACAAAATTCTTTTCCTTCAAAATCTACCAGAATCGGTCACCAAAGACCAGCTAATGGCCCTTTTTTCTCAGTCAGTATCCATTATTGGGTCGTCGCTTAAATTCGAAGCCAAATCTTACAAAATATATTTAGATATCCAAATCTCCACGAAGTTCGTCTTATTCCAACAAAAAGAGACATCGCTTTCGTGGAATTTTTGGACGAGGGAAGTGCAGGAGTAGCCAAAGATGCCCTGCACAATTACAAGTTGGATGGAGAGAACAAGATCAAGGTTCATCTATCTATTACCTTTACTGACAATTACCCAATATCTCATGACATAAACATTTTTTCTTCACAGATTACCTTTGCGAGGAAGTAGTTGGGACTTGTAcattattttttcttttctattcTGTTGTGTAACATCATTCATGCGGCTCGAAATCTACTCCCGACTTTTGATTGAGGTAGTATGGATTTACTATCTGAAGCTTACCGACACGCAGGCTACTCGGTTTCTTGTCCCCTTTCGGTTTCGACAGATGTGTACCGGAAATTTACCTGTGGTGGATTGGGAGCTACTGCCCAAAGTAGATCAACTCAAGAGTAACGACATCGGTAATTTGTACATCGATTGAGCTTGTCTTTTGTAGTCACAGCTATTGAAACCTTGTTTGACCTCCGAGGCGGAATACTATGTTCTTTTTGCAGCGAGTTGCCGCCCCTCCTTGTGGCTGTAGCAATAAACATCACGGTGTCGTGATATCCTGAAACGGTTGATGTAATTAAGACTAGCCCCGCCATCAAATTGCGCCGGTAGCATAAATACCCGGAATTTGGGTGTAAGATACCCCACTTCTGTTGCTGGCCAACGGAAACAATCCTCGCCTATTTCCCCAGGTTGTACCGCACCCTCGACACCTTTTCACAGCAACGCACAAATTCGGCTCTTCAATTCCATGAGTGCACTCAAGTTGTCCAAAACCTCTGCAGGGCAGGCGCGCGGCGCATTTGGGCAGGTCAAAAGGCGAtgtgagtgcagaagaaTCGCCGTTCACACTAAATGTTGCTCTGCACCGCAGTCGCTCATGGAGTCTTTAGGGATCCATGGCTCTCTGAAAAGACAAGGCATATTGATGCCTGCTATGTCCCCTTTGATGACGGAGGGTACAATTACGCGCTGGAAGAAGAGGGAAGGCGAGGCTTTTGAGGCTGGAGATGTCTTGCTGCAAA
This Psilocybe cubensis strain MGC-MH-2018 chromosome 3, whole genome shotgun sequence DNA region includes the following protein-coding sequences:
- a CDS encoding U2 small nuclear ribonucleoprotein B'' translates to MAELAPAPTSSAPMEGIISADRPETVSQSTPAVEEYSCETLYIQNLNEKIKPEVMKASLRGLFKVYGEVLDVVAHKNLRMRGQAFVSFASPEIAKNAMKDVQRFPLYSKPMQISFARTRSDAVVKKLDTEHFDEHKARREEHKKKTRYTNPLKSKFRAKRLAAEVDGGAAAPAPKRPNVQMPDEYLPPNKILFLQNLPESVTKDQLMALFSQYPNLHEVRLIPTKRDIAFVEFLDEGSAGVAKDALHNYKLDGENKIKITFARK
- a CDS encoding CTD kinase subunit beta; translated protein: MPTSSSKYYHPYFSPAEIHHLSEKQRGKQTATQEEKVRQNACTFLETIGARIGFPRRTIATAEVLYHRFNLFFPRKDFQYHDVALAALYVSTKENDTLKKPRELLAASYSIRYPDRAAKSKNPNGEIDLDTMDPALVEGDRQKLLAIERLILETICFNFTARMAFPYVIKIGKERRADKKLIKLAWRIAIDSYRTLLPLSYPPHTLAIGSLYVAALLLSFEQPQVPEYDEQGKLSPAVLVQQFSTPSTWMDVYRVELGDVDDFAHTMLDLFIQFSQNPSANTSPSTPSSPSPNLPGRDRHNLQTLQPQSPYKSDQLIRMKIALREHEDALRGHRRDQRPLSSDPSALYTNEKIGQNDGTVRFLFFPPDKGNVA